CCACGCGCTTGGCGTCGGGACGCGGCAGGACGAATGTGGCTTTGGCCAGGTCGTCGGCCTCGTAGACGTCCAGACCGGCCAGGGCGGTCGCGTCGTGGAAGTCGCAGCCGTCGGGGTGGATGGTCAGGGCGGTCAGGCTATCGGCCGCGCCGGTAAGGATGACGGCGTCAAAGCCGGCAGCGTCCACGGCTTGCGGGGTGCGGCCGCCGGCATAGGATTCGGTGTAGAATCCGGTCTGGGGCGATTTGGTGAACACGCCGTAGCGGCTGGCTCCCCAGGACACCCCGCCGCACAGGGGGCCGGTGGCGAAGATGAGGTTGTTCTCCGGGGCCAGGGCATCGACCCCGGCCGGATTGCGATCGAGCAGCAGGCGCGTGGCCAGCCCCTTGCCGCCGAGATAGGCGTCGAGGTGGGCCGGGTCGGTCGCTTCGATGGCAAAGGTGCGCCGGGTGAGATCGACGGTCAGGATACGTCCGTAAAAGCCGTGCATGGCTTTTCCTCTTTATATGCCAAGATAGGCGGATTTGACGTGCGGATTTTCGAGCAGTTCCTTGGCCGGACCGGACATGGCCACCCGGCCGTGTTCCAGGACGTAGCCCCGATCCGACAGCCGCAGGGAGTGGTTGACGTCCTGTTCGACCAACAGCACCGTGGTGCCGGTGTCGGCGATCTTGCGCAAGGTGTCGAAGATGGACTTGACCAGGATGGGGGCCAAGCCCAGGGACGGCTCGTCGAGCATGAGAAGGCCGGGCAGGGCCATGAGGCCACGGCCGATGGCCACCATCTGCTGCTCGCCGCCGGACAGCGTCATGGCCAGCTGAGTCTGGCGCTCCAGCAGGCGCGGCAACATTTCGTAGACCTGATGCAGGGTCTTGCGGCGATCCTTGTAGGCCCGGGTGTTAAAGGCCCCGATGTCCAGGTTTTCGGCCACGGTCATGAGTGAAAACAGCCGTCGGCCTTCGGGAACGTGGACGAGGCCGCGTTCGACGATTTTTTCCGGGGGCAGGGCCTGGACCGGCTCGTTGCGAAAGCGGATGATGCCCGAGGTCGGGGGGACCAGACCGGAAATGGCCTTGAGCAGGGTGGATTTCCCAGCCCCGTTGCCGCCGATGATGCTGACAACCTCGCCTTCCTCGACGGTGAGCGACAGGTCGTTGATGATCTGGACGTCGCCGTAGGCGACGTTGATGTGTTCCACGCTAAGCAGCGTCATACTCGCCTCCCAGATAGGCCTTGATGACGTTTTCGTCTTTGGTGACAGCCTCGGGCGTGCCTTCGGCGATCTTCTGGCCGAACTGGATGACCACCACCCGGTCGGACAGGGCCATAACGGCCCGCATGATGTGTTCGATGACAAAGACGGTCACGCCGCGGTCGCGCAGGCCCCGGATGATGCCGATCATGTCGTCGACCTCGGTTGGCCGCAGGCCGGCCATGACTTCGTCTAAGAGCAGCAGCTGGGGATCGGTGGCCAGGGCCTTGGCAATTTCCAGACGTTTGCGGTCGGCGATGGTCAGGTTGCCGGCCAGCTTGTCGCGCATATGGTCAAGCTGGAGGGTGACGAGGACCTCATCAGCCTTTTCCTGGGCCTTTTTGGGGGAATTGGTGCGCAAAAAGGCCCCGACCATGACGTTGTAGAGCACTGTTTTGGCGGCAAAAGGTTTGACGATCTGGAAGGTGCGGGCCAGTCCCAGCCGGCACAGATCCCAGGGCTTCTGGCCCTGGATGGTATGCCCGTTGAACTTGATCGTACCTTCGGAGGGGGCAAAGACCCCGGCCACGAGGTTAAATACCGTGGATTTGCCCGCGCCGTTGGGGCCAATGAGCGCCAGGATCTCGCCCTTGGCGATATGCAGATCCAGGGCGCTGACGGCGGTCAAGCCCCCGAAGTGTTTGGTGAGGTTGGTTATTTCCAGGATATTGCTCATTTCGCGTCTCCCTGGACGGTGATTTTGCGGGCCAGCCGGTCGTAGATGGCGGCCAGCGGCGCGGTGAGACCCTTGGGCAGGTAGAGCATGACCAGGATGAGGATAAGCCCGAAAATGACCAGATGCAGGCCGGGCAACATGTCGCTTAAATAGATGCGGGTGAACTCGTTAAGCGGTCGTAGGAGCAAGGCGCCAATAACCGGGCCGGCAATGGTGCCGCGTCCGCCGATCAGCGCAATGAAGGCGATTTCAAACGAGAGATCGAGGCCCATGAGTCCCTTGGGATAAAAGTACAGCATGAGCTGGGCGTAGAACGTGCCGGCCAGGGCCGTTAAAAAGCAGGACATGGCCATGGCGAAGAGCTTGTAGTTGGCCACGTTGATGCCAAGGGCCGCAGCAGCTTCGGGTTCTTCGCCGCCAGCGGCCAGATAGTAGCCGATCTTGGAGCGGGAGATGAACCAGGTCAGCCCCAGAACCAGAATGAGGAGTATCAGGATGATATAGTAGTACGGCAGCTTCGACATGAACTGGTAGTTCCAAAACGACGGATCTTTGAGCGGTATGAGCAGGCCCCGGGGACCATTGATGCGCAGAGGGCCGATGTTGTCGATGTTCTCGATCATGACCCGGATGCCCTCGGCAAAGGCGATGGTGCACAGACAGAAGTACGCCCCGCGCATGCGGAAGGTGGGCAGGCCGATGATGATGCCGATCAGGGCGGCGAGCAGGCCGCCGACCAGCATGCCGATCCAGGGCGAGATGCCGTATTGGAGGGTCAGGATGGAGGAGGCGTAAGCTCCGATGCCGACGAAGACCGAATGCCCGAGCGGCAGCACGCCGGCGAAACCGCCGACGAGGTTCCAGGAGGTGGTCAGGTAGGCATAGAAAAAGAGCAGGATAAGGATTTGCAGATAGGTGGGCGAGGTCACCACCAGGGGCAGCGCAAAGGCGACCAGTGCCGCCAACACAAGGAGCGTTCGGTCGAGTTGTTTTCGGCTCACAGCGCGTCTCCTACCAGTCCTGTTTGTGGCCGAAGAAGCCTGATGGTTTGACAAAGAGAATGATCAGAAAAATGGCGTAGATGATGGCTTCCGTCCAGGTCGAAGCCATAAACTGCGAGAACACGGATTCAATAAGGCCGATGACCAGGCCGCCGAGCAGCGCCCCCGGGATGCTGCCCAGGCCGCCGAGCACCACGATGATAAAAGCCCGGATGTCGAAGACCACGCCCACCGACGGATAGACGTAGTAAAAGGGGATGAGCACGCAGCCGGCGATGCCGGCAATGGCCGTGCCCAGGCCAAAGGCGATGTTGTAGACGCGGTACTGGTCAATGCCCATGAGGTTGGCCGCCTCGCGGTCAAGACTGGTGGCGCGCAAGGCTTTTCCGGTCTTGGTCTTGCGCATGAAGATGGCAAGACCGACGGCCGTCAGGATGGCCACGACAAAACCGGAGAATTTCGGAATGGAGATGATGTATTGCCCAAGGGCGAAAGATTTATTGGAAATGGCCGTGCGAACGGTGCGGTACTCGGCGCCAAAGAGCATGAGCGCCAAGTTGTCCAGGACATACCAGACGCCTGTGGTGACGATGATGACCGTCAGCGGTTCGCGGACCTGGCCTTCGGCTTTAAACACGGGTTTGATGACCACGTCCTGCAGATAGTAGCCGAAAACGAACAGGACGGGCGGTACAATGACAAGGGCCAGATACGGGTGGATGCCCGTGAGACGAATCAGCCAATAGGCGCTGAACATGCCGACCATGAGCAGTGAGCCGTGGGCGAAGTTGACGACCTTCATCACGCCGAAAATCAGCGTGAGTCCAAGGGCCGTCAGCCCGTACATGGCTCCCATCATGGCGCCGTTAAGCGTCGCCTGAATCACCGCGGTCATGAGGCCTCTCCGGACGTTTGGCCCCGGACCGGCACGGACCGATCCGGGGCGTTGGTGCCATGAATGCTATTTATTGGCCGGGAAGACCGGGGTGTAACCGGCGCGGCGGGCGGCTTTCGGCCATACGGTGACGCGCTCGGGCTTGCCGTTCACATTGGCCACCTGGACAATGACGATGCCGGCGTTCTTGTTCTGTCCGGTCTCGTCGAACTGGACGCCGTCGTAGGAGACGACCATACCCGGTCCGGTGGTCAGGTTGGTGGTGGCCAGGGCCTCGCGGATCTTGGCCGGATCGGTGGAAGCAGCGCGCTCCAGGGCGTCGGCGATGACGTACATGGCGACGTAGGCGTCAACCGACTCGCCGGTCAGGTCGTAGCCGTACTTCTTTTTGAACTTCTCGTTGGCGGGCTTGGCCTGGGGCTTGTTGACGTCGGTGTTCCACTCGACTTCGTCAAAGATGCCAAGGGCGTTGGTGTCGGTATTGTCCAGGAAGGTGGGATCGGCATGGCCGCCGCCGCTGGCCAGGACGACTTTGGGCTTGAGCTGCATTTCAGCCATGGTGTTGGTCAACAGGATGGCGTCGGCCGCGTTGGAGACCAGCATGACGATGTCGGGGTTGGCCGACTTGAGCTTGGTCACGACCGGGGTCAGGTCGGTGGCGGTTGAGGGATACGGCTCGTCCAGAACGATCTCGTAGCCGTCTTTCTTGGCCAGCTCGCGCCATTTCTCGGCAAAGCCGGTGCCCCAGTCGCCGTTTTCAAAGAGGAAGGCGATCTTTTTGAGCTTCACGCCGGTTTCTTCCTGCATGTCTTTCAGGAAGCGGAATTGGTCGCGCACCCACCAGGAGTCCTTGGCGGCGATGCGGAAGACGTTTTTAAAGCCACGCTCGGTAATGGTGTCGCGCACGGCAACCGGCACCACAAAGGGGATGCCGTAGCGCTCGGCCACCTGGGTGGCCGGGTAGGTGACGGCGGAGTTCCAGCAGCCGGTCATGAGGTTGACCTTCTCGGTATTGATCAAGCGCTCGGTCTCGGTGACGCCGACGGTGGGGTCGGACTTGCTGTCGGCATAGACCAGCTCCAGCTTGGCTCCGCCCAGCGACTTGATGCCGCCGGCGGCGTTGATCTCTTCCACAGCCATTTCCCGGGCCTGCTTGCCCTGGACGCCGACCGAGGCCGAGGGGCCGGAGAGCGGCTCGACGTTGCCGATTTTGACGGTTTTGTCAGCGGCCAGGGCCGGGACGGCGAACAGGGCGGCGGAGAGGGCCACGCCCATACAGCCGGCCAAAAGCGACGTAAAAGAACCGTTTTTCATGCCTACACCCCTTTGTTGGTTGTCGGTTGCCTGTGTCGGACCGTGTTGCCAGCTATTTGCCGAGGGTCTTGGACACCTCGCGGATGCCTTCTTCCATGATGTCGAGGCCGCGTTCGAGCTGCTCGCGGGTGATGACCAGAGGCATAAGCACTCGGATACAGTTGCCGAAGTTGCCGCAGGACAGCACGAGCAAGCCGTTGTCCTGGCAGAACTTGGCCACGCCCTTGGCCGCTTCCGGGCACGGGGTCTTGGCGGCGCGGTCCGAGACGAATTCCAGGGCGCGCATGGCCCCCAGGCCGCGTTCGTCGCCAATCAGTTCGTACTGTTTCTTGAAGGCGGCAAAGCGCCGTTTGACGGCGTTGCCCAGGCGCTCGGCCTTGGCCAGCAGGTTGTCCTGCTCAAAGATGTCCATGACGGCAAGGCCAGCCCGGCAGGCCAGCGGATTGCCGCCATAGGTGCCGCCGATGCCGCCGGGAGCCACGGAATCCATGATTTCGGCCTTGCCGACCACGCCGGCGAGCGGCAACCCGCCGCCCATGGACTTGGCCACGCACATGAGGTCGGGAGTGACGCCGAAGTGTTCCATGGCAAAGAGCTTGGAGGTGCGGCCAAAGCCGGACTGGATCTCGTCGGCCACGAACACGATGCCGGTCTCGTCGCAGATGGCCCGTATTTTTTCGAAGAATTCCTTGGGCGGGACAACAAAGCCGCCTTCGCCCTGGACCGGCTCGGCCACGATGCAGGCGATGTTCTCGGCGGCGGCAGTGCCTACGAAGAATTCACGCATCTTGTCGGCGCAGGCTACGCCGCACTTGGGATAGGTCAGGCCCAGCGGGCAGCGGTAGCAGTAGGCGTAGTAGGGGTACTGGTAGACTTCAGGAGCCATGGGACCGAAGCCGAACTTGTAGGGTTTGACCTTGCTGGTCATGGACATGGCCATCAGGGAGCGGCCGTGGAAGGCGTTTTTCATGGCTACGACGCCGCTGCGGCCGGTGTGGCAGCGGGCAATCTTGACGGCGTTTTCCACCGCCTCGGAGCCGCTGTTAACGAACATGGCCTTCTTGTCGCCCTCGCCCGGAGCCGCGTCACAGAGGCGTTTGGCCAGCATGACGTAGGGTTCGTACATGGTGACCATGGAGCAGGTGTGGAGATAACGCCCGGCTTGGTCCTTGATGGCGGCCACGACTTTGGGGTGGCAGTGTCCGACGTTGAGTACGCCGATGCCGCCGACGAAATCGATGAACTCGCGTCCGGTGACGTCGCGAAGCAAAGCGCCCTTGGCAGATTCGACGAAAAAGGGCGTGGCGTTGGGATGTCCCTTGGGGACATAACGGTCGCGCAGTGCTTGCAGTTCTTGCGCCTTATCGGTGGTGTTCACGGATCATCCTCGGATGTTTCGGTTTATGGCGACAGTGCCTCGTACTAAAATGCACATAGACGGTAACAGGTCTTTCCAGCAAGAACCGGGCCTTCTTTGTAAATTGTGTTATTTTAGTGAGTTGATAATTTCATGTTGCTTTGAAGTGCAGTTGTTGATTCATGACTGAATCAACAAAAATGCAAAAAAATAATCATAACAGGATATTAGTCGATGAACAGTTCTGACTCAGGATGAATCACAGCGATACAGCCGCTCAAACCACTCGAAATCCCGCATGAATATTTTGCACATTGACCGGAAATTGATGATAATATCAATAGATCCTGGATGTTATCCGCAAAACGGGAAAAACCGGGACAACGCCTGAAAAGGCGTTTCCCGGTCCTGGCTCAACGAGGCTGATGCAAAAATGAATCAGGCCCGGGACAGGCCGTAGCGTTTCAATTTGCGCACCACGGTCGCCTGGCTCACCCCGAGGTGGGCGGCCATCTCACGGGTGGTGCGACAGACGGCCATGGCTTCGCGAAGGCGGCGGATACTGGCCTGCTCGGTGGACTGGACCAGAGGGCGCGGTTCGGACGGGGCGGCGGGCAGGGGCATGTCGCCGGCCAGGGCTTCGATCAACGCTTCCGTGAGGTCGTCGTCGTCGCTCATGACAAAGGCTTTCTGGATGATGCTGACGAGTTCGCGGACGTTGCCGGGAAAATCGTAGGCTTCAAGGTGGCGCATGGCCCGGGCCGAGAGGCGTTTGGCCCGGCCGTGGCGGGTGTTTTGCTGGGCCAGATAGAATTCGGCCAGACCGAAGATGTCCTCGCGGCGTTCGCGCAGCGGGGCGATGCGCACGACAAAGGTATTGAGCCGATAGTAGAGGTCCTTGCGAAACTGGCGGCGCTCCACCAGCCCTTCGAGGTCGCAGTTGGTGGCGGCCACCACCCGGCACTCGACAATGCGCGGATCGGCCCCGCCCAGACGCCGCAGCTCGTGATCGTCGAGATACTTGAGCAGTTTGGCCTGGACCGAAAGCGGGATGTCGCCCACCTCGTCGAGAAACAGCGTGCCGCCCATGGCCAATTCGATCAATCCGGCTTTGCCGTCTTCCTTGGCCCCGGTAAAGGCCCCTTTCTCGTACCCAAACAGTTCCGCCTCGAAGAGGTTTTCCGGGACGGCCGGGCAGTTGATCTGAATAAAGGGCTTGGGCGACCGGGGGCTGACCTGATGCAGGAATTTGGCCAGCAGGCCTTTGCCAGTGCCGGATTCGCCCAGGAGCAACACCCGGGAGGCATCCATTTGGGCGAGTTTGAGCAGGGTGCGCAGGGTCCGTTGCATCTGTGGGCTCTGGGCCACGATGTCTTTTTGCGACAACTCAAACAGGGAGAGTTCGGCCAGCTCGCTGCGGTAGCGTTCCTCCACCTTGCGAGCGTTTTGCAAGCCCTGGCGCAGGTTCTGGAGTTCCGTCACGTCGCGTTCGTTGACCACGACCAAGGCCACCTTGCCCTGGTCGTCAAGGACCGGCGTGGCCGTGACCAGCAGTTGTTTGCCGGTCTTGGTGATGTGCTGGATCATGCTGGACTGGCGCTTGGTCTCCAGGACATCGAGGGTGGCCGAGCGGTCGACCATGCGTTCAGCCACGATACAGGCCACGTTTTTGCCGATGTATTCGGCCGCTTCAATGGAATTGAGGCGTTCGGAAGCGGCGTTGATGTCCAGGATGACCCCGGTTCCGTCGCATATCCAGATACCGTCGGAAACGGAGTCGAGAATGGAACGCAGTTGTCCTTCCATGGCCGGATGGGCATCGCCGGCACTTGGACGGCAAATGGTCGTCGCCCCGACCACGCGGCCGTCGCGGCGCACGGGAAAGGCCGAGAGAACGATGGTTTGGGTTCCGACGGCAAGGCGATCAACGATCGGGGCGGCTTCTTTGAGGCAGCGGGCCAGATGCTGCCACAGGTCGGGTCTGGCCAGCCGCAAGGCCGCGCCGGGGCTGGCCGCCTCCGGGCCGAACAAGGTCAGGGCGGCAGGATTGGCCATGGCCACCCGGCCATCGGCGTCCACGGCCAGTACCGGCCGGGAGAGCGACCCAAGGATGTCGGAAGCGGCGAAGGGTGCGGCCATGGCGGGTATGCATTCTCCGTCGGGTCAGATCGTTTGAGGCGGTACAGATGGTGGTACGGCTCACATGGCACGAAAGGCGGGCCGGGCGCAACGCCGGGGTGGAGTCTGGGCCTGCCTG
The sequence above is drawn from the Desulfovibrio sp. TomC genome and encodes:
- a CDS encoding ABC transporter ATP-binding protein; the protein is MSNILEITNLTKHFGGLTAVSALDLHIAKGEILALIGPNGAGKSTVFNLVAGVFAPSEGTIKFNGHTIQGQKPWDLCRLGLARTFQIVKPFAAKTVLYNVMVGAFLRTNSPKKAQEKADEVLVTLQLDHMRDKLAGNLTIADRKRLEIAKALATDPQLLLLDEVMAGLRPTEVDDMIGIIRGLRDRGVTVFVIEHIMRAVMALSDRVVVIQFGQKIAEGTPEAVTKDENVIKAYLGGEYDAA
- a CDS encoding branched-chain amino acid ABC transporter permease encodes the protein MTAVIQATLNGAMMGAMYGLTALGLTLIFGVMKVVNFAHGSLLMVGMFSAYWLIRLTGIHPYLALVIVPPVLFVFGYYLQDVVIKPVFKAEGQVREPLTVIIVTTGVWYVLDNLALMLFGAEYRTVRTAISNKSFALGQYIISIPKFSGFVVAILTAVGLAIFMRKTKTGKALRATSLDREAANLMGIDQYRVYNIAFGLGTAIAGIAGCVLIPFYYVYPSVGVVFDIRAFIIVVLGGLGSIPGALLGGLVIGLIESVFSQFMASTWTEAIIYAIFLIILFVKPSGFFGHKQDW
- a CDS encoding branched-chain amino acid ABC transporter permease; the encoded protein is MSRKQLDRTLLVLAALVAFALPLVVTSPTYLQILILLFFYAYLTTSWNLVGGFAGVLPLGHSVFVGIGAYASSILTLQYGISPWIGMLVGGLLAALIGIIIGLPTFRMRGAYFCLCTIAFAEGIRVMIENIDNIGPLRINGPRGLLIPLKDPSFWNYQFMSKLPYYYIILILLILVLGLTWFISRSKIGYYLAAGGEEPEAAAALGINVANYKLFAMAMSCFLTALAGTFYAQLMLYFYPKGLMGLDLSFEIAFIALIGGRGTIAGPVIGALLLRPLNEFTRIYLSDMLPGLHLVIFGLILILVMLYLPKGLTAPLAAIYDRLARKITVQGDAK
- a CDS encoding ABC transporter substrate-binding protein, translating into MKNGSFTSLLAGCMGVALSAALFAVPALAADKTVKIGNVEPLSGPSASVGVQGKQAREMAVEEINAAGGIKSLGGAKLELVYADSKSDPTVGVTETERLINTEKVNLMTGCWNSAVTYPATQVAERYGIPFVVPVAVRDTITERGFKNVFRIAAKDSWWVRDQFRFLKDMQEETGVKLKKIAFLFENGDWGTGFAEKWRELAKKDGYEIVLDEPYPSTATDLTPVVTKLKSANPDIVMLVSNAADAILLTNTMAEMQLKPKVVLASGGGHADPTFLDNTDTNALGIFDEVEWNTDVNKPQAKPANEKFKKKYGYDLTGESVDAYVAMYVIADALERAASTDPAKIREALATTNLTTGPGMVVSYDGVQFDETGQNKNAGIVIVQVANVNGKPERVTVWPKAARRAGYTPVFPANK
- a CDS encoding ABC transporter ATP-binding protein, producing the protein MTLLSVEHINVAYGDVQIINDLSLTVEEGEVVSIIGGNGAGKSTLLKAISGLVPPTSGIIRFRNEPVQALPPEKIVERGLVHVPEGRRLFSLMTVAENLDIGAFNTRAYKDRRKTLHQVYEMLPRLLERQTQLAMTLSGGEQQMVAIGRGLMALPGLLMLDEPSLGLAPILVKSIFDTLRKIADTGTTVLLVEQDVNHSLRLSDRGYVLEHGRVAMSGPAKELLENPHVKSAYLGI
- a CDS encoding sigma-54 interaction domain-containing protein, whose amino-acid sequence is MAAPFAASDILGSLSRPVLAVDADGRVAMANPAALTLFGPEAASPGAALRLARPDLWQHLARCLKEAAPIVDRLAVGTQTIVLSAFPVRRDGRVVGATTICRPSAGDAHPAMEGQLRSILDSVSDGIWICDGTGVILDINAASERLNSIEAAEYIGKNVACIVAERMVDRSATLDVLETKRQSSMIQHITKTGKQLLVTATPVLDDQGKVALVVVNERDVTELQNLRQGLQNARKVEERYRSELAELSLFELSQKDIVAQSPQMQRTLRTLLKLAQMDASRVLLLGESGTGKGLLAKFLHQVSPRSPKPFIQINCPAVPENLFEAELFGYEKGAFTGAKEDGKAGLIELAMGGTLFLDEVGDIPLSVQAKLLKYLDDHELRRLGGADPRIVECRVVAATNCDLEGLVERRQFRKDLYYRLNTFVVRIAPLRERREDIFGLAEFYLAQQNTRHGRAKRLSARAMRHLEAYDFPGNVRELVSIIQKAFVMSDDDDLTEALIEALAGDMPLPAAPSEPRPLVQSTEQASIRRLREAMAVCRTTREMAAHLGVSQATVVRKLKRYGLSRA
- the gabT gene encoding 4-aminobutyrate--2-oxoglutarate transaminase, with product MNTTDKAQELQALRDRYVPKGHPNATPFFVESAKGALLRDVTGREFIDFVGGIGVLNVGHCHPKVVAAIKDQAGRYLHTCSMVTMYEPYVMLAKRLCDAAPGEGDKKAMFVNSGSEAVENAVKIARCHTGRSGVVAMKNAFHGRSLMAMSMTSKVKPYKFGFGPMAPEVYQYPYYAYCYRCPLGLTYPKCGVACADKMREFFVGTAAAENIACIVAEPVQGEGGFVVPPKEFFEKIRAICDETGIVFVADEIQSGFGRTSKLFAMEHFGVTPDLMCVAKSMGGGLPLAGVVGKAEIMDSVAPGGIGGTYGGNPLACRAGLAVMDIFEQDNLLAKAERLGNAVKRRFAAFKKQYELIGDERGLGAMRALEFVSDRAAKTPCPEAAKGVAKFCQDNGLLVLSCGNFGNCIRVLMPLVITREQLERGLDIMEEGIREVSKTLGK